In Rhipicephalus microplus isolate Deutch F79 chromosome 7, USDA_Rmic, whole genome shotgun sequence, one genomic interval encodes:
- the LOC142761686 gene encoding chymotrypsin-elastase inhibitor ixodidin-like, whose product MGAMWMILVLLEALAVSNISAMPAADEGSGGETLPECGPGEVFKECESSSCGELSCAQPEPTDECTRDCAYQCFCDRGLYRNGLGICVPLAQCDRYID is encoded by the exons ATGGGAGCAATGTGGATGATCTTGGTTCTGCTGGAAGCACTGGCGGTCTCGAACATCTCCGCAATGCCTG CCGCAGATGAAGGCAGCGGGGGAGAAACGCTTCCAGAGTGCGGACCTGGCGAGGTGTTCAAGGAGTGCGAGAGCTCGTCTTGCGGCGAGCTCTCCTGCGCGCAGCCCGAACCGACGGACGAGTGCACGCGGGACTGCGCCTACCAGTGCTTCTGCGACCGCGGACTGTACAGAAACGGCCTGGGCATTTGCGTGCCTCTCGCGCAGTGCGACAGGTACATTGACTGA